The following is a genomic window from Desulfurococcaceae archaeon.
GAGGGCTTGAAGCTCAAAAACTAGAATTAATGCTTAAAAGCATCAAGCTGAGAGAGGCCTTCAATATCGCGGAGCTCGGTATAGGAACGAATCCGGGAGCTGAAATCGTAGGCAACATCTTAATGGACGAGAAGGCCCTTGGAACCGTCCACATAGGGTTCGGCGATAATAGCACAATAGGTGGTAAGGTGGTAGCCGGCATACACCTGGATGGCGTAATTAGAAGACCATCAGTGTACGTTGACGGTAAGCCCGTGATCGAGGATGGCACAATGGTGATGTGCCGGTCCTCACAGGTTAATAGTATTTAATATTGTGCCTACTAATATCAGCTGGGTGCTAGGTATGGCGTCTACATCGAAGTTTGAAATCTTAGCAGATATTGTAAAGACGAGGAGAACTGTGAGAGAATACTCCGAAGAGAGCGTTCCAAGAGAAGTGGTAGAGACTGTTCTAGACTTAGCGAGGTGGAGTCCTAGTGGCAGTAATGTTCAAGACTGGAGGTTTGTGGTTGTTACGGATAGGAAGCTACTAAAAGCAATTAAAATGTTCTCTCCGGGATGGCTCGGCGGCGGTAATCCAGTGGCCATAGTGATATGTTCGGATAGGAAATGGGCGTACGAGAAAGCAGGACCCCTTGCAAGAGATGTGATGTACCTAGTTCACGCAGGTATAGTCGCCCAGACAATCGCACTTCTCGCTCACGCGATGGGCCTTGGAACAAACATGATCATGTCCTTCTCCAAGGAAGCTGTCAAGAAAATACTAGACTTACCGGAAAGCTGGGATCCCGTTATGATAATCCTACTGGGGTATCCTAAACACATACCAGAACCACCACCGAGATTAGCGCTTAGCGAGCTAGTAGTATGGAGGTGACGTCGAGTGGACGGGGATAAAAAGGCTGTTCGTGTCTTCGAGCTATTGGCGTACTTAGCATCAAGTGCAAGGGGACTACTCGAAGAACCGCGCGAATACGGGCCGTTAAGGTGCCTGGACGCGATGCGAAGACTTATTGACATGGTGCTGGAAACGAGGCTTATAGAAGACGAGGAAGTTACTAAGTACCTCGAGGAGTTGAGAAGCAGGTTATCACGGGGAATTATTCTACTAATGTACAGTGCAGAGGAGTTCAGGAAGTTCATAATAAACGTTAACGTGGAACTCTCAGAAAAAACCACTAGAGTGCTTGAGAGATATTATAATAAGTAAGAGGGTGTTTTTGTTTCTCGACCTTTCCGCGATCTACACCACTGCCGTGAATGAAAGATATATAAACTACCCTCTTCATCTCATACAGGGGGTAAAGCCCTTGACCACCGCTGAAGAGCGTAAATATGAATGGATAGACGTCATGGGCGATTACTCCTTAGTACCAGTCCCCGAAGAAGCCCTTAGAACTACGACAGCAATATTCTTCGTATTCACGGGAGTTCTCGCCTGTATAGCAGCACTGTGGGGCGGGGCAGTACTGGGCCTTCAGTACACCTTAAGAGACATGGTAGTGGTCGCTATCGTAGGGTGTCTAATACAGGGCGTAATAGGCTTCTTAACAGCCTACATGGGGGCCGCGAGCAGGCTGTCTACATACGCCAACATGTCATGGCCCTATGGCAGGTATGGCGCGTTTCTATGGGGGCTTGCACTAGCCGGTATCACGTGTGGAATTGGGTGGTTCGCCGTAGAAACATGGCTGTTCGGTATAATGATGCATGACCTAGTACCCGATAACCCGCTCATGAGTGTAGGCGTTGCCTCCATATGGGGCGGGCTACTAATGATGACCACGGCCGCCATCGGGATAAAGGGTATAGCATTCCTCAGCTACCTCACAGTACCGTTTTGGATAGTTCTAGCCTCAATATCCTTTGCATCCGGCATAATGGTCGGCGGTGGGTGGGAAAAGGTACTCACCGCACAACCCGCTCAACCAGCGCCGTTTGGCGTAGGCGTGGCGCAAGTCGTAGGCCTGTACATCGCCGGCGCAACAATTACCGCGGACATTTCCAGGTTCGCTAAAAGCCGGGTAGGTGCCGGGCTCGCCTGGTTTGTCCAGGTAATGGTCGTCGAGGTGTTCTTCCTAGTAGGTGCTGGAATACTGGTACTCGCAATGGGAGGTGCTAGAATAACGGAGGCCCTACTAGCTGTCGGAGTTGGTTTAGGAGCATACCTACTAGCCGTTCTAGGTCAGTGGACAACAAACGACAACAACCTATATAGTGGAGCACTAAACTTCACACTAATATCACCTGTAAGCAGAAGAGCATTGGTCATTATACTAGGAGTACTGGGAACAGCAGTAGCAGCGTACGTTGGATTCGTAGCCGGCGCCAGCTTCGACCCGTTCATATCATTCCTGACACTTCTGGGAAGCTTCGTACCCGCAGTCGCGGGCACACTCATAGCCGACTTCTACATATACAGAGGGCTTTACAAGAAAATACCGGTAACAGAGAGGTATAAGCTGAGAATAGGCGATAGGATACCGGAAATAAACTTAACGGGCTGGATTTCAACGGCCATAGGCGGTGTTCTCGGAACATGGGTTATAACGGCCGGAATTCCTTCACTAAACAGCCTGTTAATATCGCTTATCGTATACAGCATACTTGCAATAGTGTTTGATAAGGCAGGCGTGCACCTAACTATTGGTAAGTACGAGGTAAGAGAATACGGTTTAGCCCCTAAGTGGGCTGTAAGGAGGGTAAGTGAAGCACGTAAGAGGTGAATAGTGT
Proteins encoded in this region:
- a CDS encoding nitroreductase family protein, with protein sequence MASTSKFEILADIVKTRRTVREYSEESVPREVVETVLDLARWSPSGSNVQDWRFVVVTDRKLLKAIKMFSPGWLGGGNPVAIVICSDRKWAYEKAGPLARDVMYLVHAGIVAQTIALLAHAMGLGTNMIMSFSKEAVKKILDLPESWDPVMIILLGYPKHIPEPPPRLALSELVVWR
- a CDS encoding DUF6092 family protein, which produces MDGDKKAVRVFELLAYLASSARGLLEEPREYGPLRCLDAMRRLIDMVLETRLIEDEEVTKYLEELRSRLSRGIILLMYSAEEFRKFIINVNVELSEKTTRVLERYYNK
- a CDS encoding cytosine permease, which encodes MFLDLSAIYTTAVNERYINYPLHLIQGVKPLTTAEERKYEWIDVMGDYSLVPVPEEALRTTTAIFFVFTGVLACIAALWGGAVLGLQYTLRDMVVVAIVGCLIQGVIGFLTAYMGAASRLSTYANMSWPYGRYGAFLWGLALAGITCGIGWFAVETWLFGIMMHDLVPDNPLMSVGVASIWGGLLMMTTAAIGIKGIAFLSYLTVPFWIVLASISFASGIMVGGGWEKVLTAQPAQPAPFGVGVAQVVGLYIAGATITADISRFAKSRVGAGLAWFVQVMVVEVFFLVGAGILVLAMGGARITEALLAVGVGLGAYLLAVLGQWTTNDNNLYSGALNFTLISPVSRRALVIILGVLGTAVAAYVGFVAGASFDPFISFLTLLGSFVPAVAGTLIADFYIYRGLYKKIPVTERYKLRIGDRIPEINLTGWISTAIGGVLGTWVITAGIPSLNSLLISLIVYSILAIVFDKAGVHLTIGKYEVREYGLAPKWAVRRVSEARKR